From Paenibacillus physcomitrellae, the proteins below share one genomic window:
- the trpE gene encoding anthranilate synthase component I, with protein sequence MTTTPNVEQVLALANEFNLIPVMRPLLADLETPIRLFQRFAAKDRAFLLESVEGGLKWARYSFIGTDPFVMIYGKHGQMIIEQEGRKTALSGKPVEELKALLRKYRSPRLEQMPPFTGGAIGFFGYDLLQYYEKLPAHAVDDMGMQDIQFMFCDQVIVFDHVKQQIMLVANVHVEPGAGDGAIRLAYEEACRKLDQTAELLEKPDGSEGFNRRPVPEHIELGEIKSNLSKAEYIANVERAKEYIRAGDIFQVVLSQRFEMETLVSPMQVYRVLRTMNPSPYMYYLKLDDEIIVGTSPEALVKVDQGRVETRPIAGTRPRGKTPEEDDLLEAELLADEKERAEHLMLVDLGRNDLGRVSEFGSVKCDTLMSIEKYSHVMHIVSGVSGRMRKDKDFFDAFLSCLPAGTVSGAPKLRAMEIIAELEREARGTYAGAIGYLGFSGNMDSCITIRTIVFKNGKAYVQAGAGIVWDSVPEKEYEETVNKATALLKAIRMAELMFPSEEPKADEHEINQDYLYPYHNKVQVQVGGESR encoded by the coding sequence GTGACGACAACCCCAAATGTAGAACAAGTGCTTGCACTGGCAAACGAATTTAACCTGATTCCCGTAATGCGGCCGCTTCTCGCCGATTTGGAGACGCCGATCCGTCTGTTTCAAAGATTTGCCGCAAAGGATCGCGCTTTTCTGCTGGAGAGCGTGGAGGGCGGTTTGAAATGGGCGCGTTATTCGTTTATTGGCACAGATCCATTTGTGATGATTTATGGCAAACATGGACAAATGATTATCGAGCAAGAAGGCAGGAAAACGGCTCTTTCCGGCAAACCGGTGGAAGAACTGAAAGCTCTGCTGCGGAAATACCGCAGTCCGCGTCTGGAGCAGATGCCTCCTTTTACAGGCGGGGCGATTGGTTTCTTTGGATATGATCTGCTGCAGTATTACGAGAAGCTTCCCGCTCATGCGGTTGACGACATGGGCATGCAGGATATTCAGTTTATGTTCTGTGACCAGGTCATTGTGTTCGACCATGTCAAACAGCAGATTATGCTGGTGGCCAATGTTCATGTTGAGCCTGGTGCGGGGGACGGGGCTATCCGTCTGGCCTACGAAGAAGCATGCCGGAAGCTGGATCAAACTGCGGAGCTGCTGGAGAAGCCGGACGGCAGTGAAGGCTTTAACCGCAGACCGGTACCGGAGCATATCGAGCTTGGGGAGATTAAGTCCAATTTAAGCAAAGCGGAGTATATCGCGAATGTTGAACGGGCGAAGGAGTATATCCGTGCGGGCGATATTTTTCAAGTGGTGTTATCGCAAAGATTTGAAATGGAAACTCTTGTATCTCCAATGCAGGTTTACCGGGTGCTGCGGACGATGAATCCTTCCCCTTATATGTACTACCTGAAGCTGGACGATGAAATTATCGTGGGGACTTCACCGGAGGCGCTGGTCAAAGTGGATCAAGGCAGGGTGGAGACAAGGCCGATTGCAGGTACCCGTCCAAGGGGGAAGACACCTGAAGAGGATGATCTGCTGGAGGCGGAGCTGCTGGCGGATGAGAAGGAACGCGCCGAACATTTGATGCTGGTTGATTTGGGCCGCAACGACCTGGGGCGGGTTTCTGAATTCGGTTCGGTAAAATGCGACACGCTGATGAGTATTGAGAAATACTCACACGTCATGCATATCGTCTCCGGCGTCTCCGGCCGCATGCGCAAGGACAAGGATTTCTTTGATGCCTTTCTGTCTTGTTTGCCGGCAGGTACGGTATCCGGAGCGCCGAAGCTGAGAGCAATGGAAATTATCGCTGAACTGGAACGTGAAGCCCGCGGAACCTATGCAGGAGCTATCGGCTATCTTGGCTTCTCCGGGAACATGGATTCATGTATCACCATCCGGACGATCGTGTTCAAGAACGGCAAGGCTTACGTGCAGGCCGGGGCGGGAATTGTTTGGGATTCAGTGCCGGAGAAGGAATATGAGGAGACTGTTAATAAAGCGACTGCTTTGCTGAAGGCCATCCGGATGGCGGAACTGATGTTTCCTTCGGAAGAGCCCAAGGCTGATGAGCATGAAATCAATCAGGATTATTTGTATCCATACCACAATAAGGTTCAAGTACAGGTAGGAGGGGAAAGCAGATGA
- the aroB gene encoding 3-dehydroquinate synthase, with amino-acid sequence MRTVQVELGDRSYPIYIGEGLLERAGELLTLHQISRKSKLLIVTDDHIAPDYLALLEDRLHAEGYQTASHIVQSGEASKSLRIYEEVMTTAIQAGLDRSSAVIALGGGVVGDLAGFVAASYMRGVDFVQIPTTILAHDSSVGGKVAVNHPLAKNMIGAFHQPKLVLYDLNTLLTLPPREVRSGLAEVVKHGLIWDEAFADWCGEHASELLGLNLPALGYALEKGCSIKAQVVSGDERENGQRAILNLGHTIGHALEAVGGYGTLLHGEAISIGMVGSAMLAASRGKSADILPRTKSLLEKFELPTAIPADWEEEAILSAMMHDKKFREDQMVFILPERIGQVSIVKDMTVAEVKDVLRRLREEKQHV; translated from the coding sequence ATGAGAACGGTTCAGGTTGAATTAGGGGACCGCTCCTACCCGATTTACATCGGGGAAGGCCTGCTGGAACGAGCCGGGGAATTGCTCACTTTGCATCAGATTTCCCGCAAGAGCAAGCTGCTTATCGTAACCGATGATCATATTGCTCCAGACTATTTGGCTCTGCTGGAGGATCGTCTCCATGCGGAAGGCTACCAGACAGCGTCCCATATCGTTCAGAGCGGGGAGGCTTCCAAATCGCTTCGGATTTATGAAGAGGTGATGACAACCGCTATCCAGGCCGGACTTGACCGCAGCTCGGCTGTGATTGCGCTGGGCGGGGGCGTTGTAGGCGATCTGGCCGGGTTCGTGGCCGCTTCATATATGAGAGGCGTGGATTTCGTGCAGATTCCGACGACGATTTTGGCCCACGACAGCAGTGTCGGCGGCAAGGTAGCGGTAAATCATCCGCTGGCCAAAAACATGATCGGCGCTTTTCATCAGCCAAAGCTGGTTCTGTATGATCTGAATACGCTCCTGACACTTCCGCCGCGTGAAGTAAGATCCGGCTTGGCCGAAGTGGTCAAACACGGGCTGATCTGGGATGAGGCTTTCGCGGACTGGTGCGGGGAACATGCTTCGGAGCTGCTGGGCTTAAACCTGCCGGCGCTGGGTTATGCGCTGGAGAAAGGCTGCTCGATCAAAGCACAGGTCGTCTCAGGCGATGAACGGGAGAATGGCCAGCGGGCCATTCTGAATCTGGGTCATACAATCGGCCATGCGCTGGAAGCTGTAGGCGGATATGGGACCCTGCTGCATGGCGAAGCCATCTCGATCGGCATGGTTGGATCAGCGATGCTGGCGGCTAGCCGCGGCAAATCTGCGGATATTTTACCAAGAACGAAGTCGCTGCTGGAGAAGTTCGAGCTGCCTACTGCAATTCCGGCAGATTGGGAAGAAGAAGCTATTCTTAGTGCAATGATGCATGATAAGAAATTCAGGGAAGACCAGATGGTGTTCATCCTGCCGGAAAGGATAGGCCAAGTGAGCATTGTCAAAGATATGACGGTCGCCGAGGTGAAGGATGTGCTTAGGCGGCTCAGGGAGGAGAAGCAGCATGTTTAA
- the trpD gene encoding anthranilate phosphoribosyltransferase: MSEFGKMQAGLAKVVGGSDLSRDEARELMNLIMEGEATPAQIGGLLAALRFKGETVQEITGFAEAMRSKAAGVGAHTAQLLDTCGTGGSGIQKFNISTAAAVIASSASVRIAKHGNRSASSKAGSADVLEALGVNIHLNGEQAKRCLDEIGLCFLFAQVYHPSMKHAAGPRKELGMRTVFNLLGPLTNPAGADRQLLGIYDPRMTETIAKVLRELGSVRALVVSSGEGLDEISLSSPTRVSELKDGEVRTFEITAADLGLTGCSLEEVYGGDAVRNAQLIREILNGRKGPARDIVLANAGACIYLAGHADGMAEGVAIAAEAIDSGKAAGKLQQLIETTGALSYVS; this comes from the coding sequence ATGAGTGAATTCGGGAAAATGCAGGCGGGATTGGCCAAGGTTGTTGGAGGCAGTGATTTAAGCCGTGACGAAGCACGTGAACTGATGAATTTGATCATGGAAGGCGAAGCGACACCAGCCCAGATAGGCGGCCTGTTAGCAGCCCTGAGGTTTAAAGGAGAGACCGTTCAGGAAATTACGGGTTTTGCCGAGGCTATGCGCAGCAAAGCAGCCGGGGTGGGGGCTCATACGGCGCAGCTCCTTGATACATGCGGGACCGGCGGATCAGGGATTCAGAAGTTCAATATATCTACGGCAGCCGCGGTTATTGCTTCTTCAGCTTCCGTGCGGATTGCCAAACACGGCAACCGCTCGGCTTCGAGCAAAGCTGGCAGCGCAGATGTGCTTGAAGCGCTTGGTGTCAATATTCATTTAAACGGCGAACAGGCCAAACGGTGCCTGGATGAAATCGGGCTGTGCTTCCTGTTCGCGCAGGTTTATCACCCTTCCATGAAACATGCAGCGGGACCGCGCAAAGAGCTGGGGATGAGAACGGTGTTTAATCTGCTTGGACCGTTGACTAACCCGGCCGGAGCAGACCGTCAGCTTCTCGGCATCTATGATCCGCGCATGACAGAAACGATCGCCAAGGTGCTGCGGGAGTTAGGTTCGGTTCGAGCGCTAGTCGTAAGCAGCGGTGAAGGTCTGGATGAGATCAGCTTGTCCTCTCCAACCCGGGTATCGGAGTTAAAGGACGGAGAAGTCAGAACGTTTGAAATCACGGCTGCAGATCTGGGATTAACCGGCTGTTCGCTTGAGGAGGTTTACGGCGGGGATGCAGTGAGAAATGCCCAGCTGATCCGGGAAATTCTGAATGGCCGGAAAGGGCCGGCACGCGACATTGTGCTCGCCAATGCAGGAGCCTGCATTTATCTCGCCGGACACGCGGACGGCATGGCAGAAGGTGTCGCCATCGCGGCAGAAGCGATTGACAGCGGCAAGGCTGCGGGTAAACTGCAGCAGCTAATCGAAACAACGGGGGCGTTAAGTTATGTATCTTGA
- the aroH gene encoding chorismate mutase gives MFNRGIRGATTVQRNDEQEILQATEELLKEIIERNELYPETVGSVWITMTTDLDAAFPARAVRAIEGWDFVPLMCATEIPVKGSLPLCIRVMIQANTEKSQREMRHVYLRDAQVLRPDLAK, from the coding sequence ATGTTTAATCGCGGAATCCGCGGAGCAACGACCGTACAGCGTAACGATGAACAGGAAATTTTGCAGGCAACGGAGGAACTGTTGAAAGAAATCATCGAACGAAATGAATTATATCCCGAAACGGTAGGGAGCGTTTGGATTACGATGACAACAGATCTGGATGCCGCCTTTCCGGCAAGAGCGGTCAGAGCGATCGAGGGATGGGATTTTGTTCCGCTGATGTGTGCGACGGAAATTCCGGTCAAAGGCAGCCTGCCTTTGTGCATCCGGGTAATGATCCAGGCGAACACGGAGAAGAGCCAGCGCGAAATGCGCCACGTTTATCTGCGGGATGCCCAGGTACTGCGGCCGGATCTGGCCAAGTAG
- the aroC gene encoding chorismate synthase, with translation MSLRYLTAGETHGPQLTAIIEGLPSNLKLDFEALNFQLLRRQKGYGRGRRMQIEKDTAVIAGGVRHGYTTGAPVALIVQNNDWKHWQNIMNIEPIEGTDEEKRRVHRPRPGHADLNGGLKYDLKDLRNVLERSSARETAVRVACGAVARQLLEHFGIKVAGQVIRIGEIEAPPNNLPLDELVRLTEESSVRVVDKETEAKMEAYIDQIKQEGDSIGGVVECIIEGAPIGLGSHVQYDRKLDGRIAQAVMSINAFKGVEIGIGFEAGELRGSQVHDEILYSEEKGYHRASNRLGGFEGGMTNGMPIVVRGVMKPIPTLYKPLQSVDIDTKEPFTAQVERSDACAVPAASVVLESVVAWEVAKAFLEKFGGDSLGEIERNYEAYKQQLERY, from the coding sequence ACAGCTATCATAGAAGGATTGCCCAGCAATTTGAAGCTGGATTTTGAAGCTTTGAACTTTCAGCTGCTCAGACGGCAGAAAGGTTATGGCCGCGGACGGCGTATGCAGATCGAGAAGGATACAGCCGTCATTGCGGGTGGTGTTCGCCATGGATATACAACCGGGGCACCGGTTGCTTTAATTGTGCAGAACAATGACTGGAAGCACTGGCAGAACATTATGAACATTGAACCGATTGAAGGCACGGACGAAGAGAAACGCCGCGTGCATCGTCCCCGTCCGGGACATGCCGATTTGAACGGCGGTTTGAAATACGATCTGAAGGATCTGCGGAATGTGCTGGAGCGCTCCAGCGCCAGGGAAACGGCGGTCCGCGTAGCCTGCGGCGCCGTTGCCCGGCAGCTGCTGGAGCATTTCGGCATCAAGGTGGCCGGACAAGTCATCCGCATCGGCGAAATCGAAGCTCCGCCGAACAATCTGCCGCTGGATGAGCTGGTTCGTTTGACTGAGGAATCTTCCGTCCGCGTAGTCGACAAGGAAACCGAAGCCAAAATGGAAGCTTACATCGACCAGATCAAGCAGGAAGGCGATTCCATCGGGGGAGTCGTGGAATGCATCATTGAAGGCGCTCCGATCGGGCTCGGCAGCCATGTCCAGTACGACCGCAAGCTTGACGGACGGATTGCCCAGGCGGTTATGTCTATCAATGCCTTCAAAGGTGTTGAAATCGGAATCGGCTTTGAAGCGGGTGAACTTCGCGGCTCACAGGTTCATGATGAGATTCTGTACAGCGAGGAGAAAGGCTACCATCGGGCCAGCAACCGTCTTGGCGGATTCGAGGGCGGCATGACCAACGGTATGCCGATCGTAGTTCGCGGCGTCATGAAACCGATCCCTACTCTCTACAAGCCGCTGCAAAGCGTTGACATCGATACGAAAGAGCCGTTTACGGCACAAGTCGAACGTTCCGATGCCTGTGCGGTACCGGCAGCCAGCGTGGTGCTCGAGAGCGTAGTAGCTTGGGAAGTGGCTAAAGCGTTCCTGGAGAAATTCGGCGGGGATTCCTTGGGAGAGATTGAGCGGAATTACGAAGCCTACAAGCAGCAGCTGGAGCGTTACTAA
- the trpC gene encoding indole-3-glycerol phosphate synthase TrpC codes for MYLDRIVVTKQEEVKALRNQLSLEEAQQAAAGLPQTRGFAEALLSGRNRGMGLIAEVKKASPSKGLIRPDFDPVAIACSYEEAGADCISVLTDVSYFQGRPEYLEAIRKEVGLPLLRKDFIIDELQVYEARFLGADAILLIAAILDDRQLHDYFHLAASLGMDALVEVHDLQELERANKLEGVKLIGVNNRDLTTFETRLDTTERLAPYVKPGAALISESGITGASDITYLEGCGAKGVLIGETFMRRESVDQAVIDVMGPRISKADGVR; via the coding sequence ATGTATCTTGATCGTATAGTCGTTACTAAACAGGAAGAAGTTAAAGCGCTGAGGAACCAACTGAGTTTAGAGGAGGCGCAGCAGGCAGCCGCAGGGCTTCCGCAGACGCGGGGCTTCGCCGAAGCGCTGCTGTCCGGCCGTAACCGTGGCATGGGACTGATTGCTGAGGTGAAGAAAGCATCCCCCTCCAAAGGACTGATCCGTCCGGACTTTGACCCGGTTGCGATTGCCTGCTCGTACGAAGAGGCTGGCGCTGACTGTATATCCGTACTGACGGATGTTTCGTATTTTCAGGGACGCCCGGAGTATTTGGAAGCCATCCGCAAGGAGGTCGGCCTGCCGCTGCTGCGGAAAGATTTTATTATCGATGAGCTGCAGGTCTATGAAGCCCGCTTTCTGGGCGCGGATGCGATCCTGCTGATCGCGGCCATCTTGGATGACCGCCAGCTCCACGATTATTTCCATCTGGCAGCTTCCCTGGGCATGGACGCTTTGGTTGAAGTTCATGATCTGCAGGAATTGGAGCGGGCCAATAAGCTTGAGGGGGTTAAGCTGATTGGCGTTAATAACCGCGATCTGACCACCTTCGAAACCAGACTGGACACCACCGAACGGTTAGCTCCCTACGTTAAGCCGGGAGCTGCGCTGATCAGTGAGAGCGGAATTACCGGAGCCTCGGACATCACTTATTTAGAGGGCTGCGGAGCCAAAGGTGTATTAATCGGGGAGACGTTCATGCGCAGAGAGTCCGTAGATCAGGCCGTGATAGACGTGATGGGACCAAGGATT